Proteins found in one Venturia canescens isolate UGA chromosome 6, ASM1945775v1, whole genome shotgun sequence genomic segment:
- the LOC122411945 gene encoding RISC-loading complex subunit TARBP2-like, with product MSKVKKLRGIQLISTQKRACDVTEMNVKTNVSILQEMMVKKGTQPNYDLIHDGGGTHINTFTYRVTCDGLMATGTGRCKKDAKHTAAKNMLETIAAARSLPQLPATPVDSPVRTPLPEKLPASPKISPNEPFLNAIGELKDLCAENELQDPEYNMISDVGPPHARIFTYQCVVSTFKEEGRAMTKKQAKHEASRKMLERLKDVVSDLTDKESVYASLKKDQKEVDLNASNLLAKSIYPELTKTHPKKPNLGVKVAEFHSKLKKSFNEESVPKRSEVVSNLESLVQYAQDNEEKCYSDYLDSIQSKLAEFLNLLNMELCYVLEGCDNEVNKILFLKVNSIPDIVEIEVGEDIVAMKINAIKKVLKSFQLLLE from the coding sequence ATGTCAAAGGTAAAGAAGCTTAGAGGAATCCAATTAATAAGCACCCAGAAGAGAGCTTGTGATGTCACAGAAATGAACGTgaaaacaaatgtttcgatCCTTCAAGAGATGATGGTGAAGAAAGGGACGCAGCCAAATTATGATCTGATCCACGATGGGGGTGGAACGCACATAAATACATTTACATATAGAGTAACGTGCGATGGCTTAATGGCAACAGGAACGGGGCGATGTAAGAAAGATGCGAAGCATACAGCTGCAAAAAATATGTTGGAAACAATAGCAGCAGCAAGAAGTCTGCCTCAATTGCCAGCCACGCCGGTAGATTCACCGGTAAGAACACCGTTGCCTGAAAAACTACCGGCTTCGCCAAAAATTTCACCCAATGAACCATTCCTCAATGCGATTGGCGAACTCAAAGATCTTTGTGCGGAGAACGAGCTCCAAGATCCCGAGTACAACATGATCAGTGATGTTGGACCCCCACATGCTAGAATATTTACTTATCAATGCGTAGTATCGACTTTTAAAGAGGAAGGCAGGGCCATGACAAAGAAACAAGCGAAACACGAAGCTTCGAGGAAAATGCTCGAAAGGCTCAAGGATGTGGTGTCTGATCTTACAGACAAGGAGAGTGTGTACGCGAGTTTGAAGAAAGACCAGAAGGAAGTAGACCTGAATGCTTCGAATTTATTGGCAAAATCAATCTACCCTGAGCTCACCAAGACTCATCCAAAAAAACCGAATCTCGGTGTTAAGGTAGcggaatttcattcgaaattgaaaaaatccttcaatgagGAATCTGTACCAAAGAGGAGCGAAGTTGTCAGTAATCTTGAATCTCTCGTTCAATACGCTCAGGACAACGAAGAAAAGTGTTATTCGGACTATCTTGACAGTATTCAATCGAAATTGgcagaatttctcaatttattAAATATGGAATTGTGCTATGTTCTCGAGGGGTGTGACAACGAAGTTAACAAAATATTGTTCCTCAAAGTAAACTCAATACCGGATATTGTTGAAATTGAGGTCGGCGAAGATATTGTTGCCATGAAAATTAATGCTATAAAGAAAGTGCTAAAaagttttcaacttttattggaataa
- the LOC122411943 gene encoding ATP-dependent RNA helicase DDX24 isoform X1, with translation MTLKKKTTQISSDNSDSKLNMKAWSSMGVPQVIIKALEDQKFEAPTAIQALTLPPALMGRRDILGAAETGSGKTLAFGIPIIAGILDLKLRKPETHSTTQEVNKSRQKAKKAKLSDGWLVEDVNSMEDDANNSDDDCQGSIDSDSEIEGDELEDEINLDENGIGCVRVIDNIDFGTFHKKSDKPLYALILTPTRELAMQIKHHLCKAAKYTDIKIAVVVGGMAAVKQERILSKGPEIVIATPGRLWELIDQGNPHLNQLTSIKYLAIDETDRMLEKGHFQELHQILERMNVDEETMQERQVFVFSATLTLVHEIPEYLQRKKQKNNRSKIRKLTPEQKLQKVIDFLKIKNPKIVDVTQTSGTAKTLTECRIACTMDHKDYYLYYFLKRHEGRTLVFCNSIGCVKRLATLFGILDCNPLPLHASMIQRQRLKNLERFQENDNGLLIATDVAARGLDIPNVEHVIHYQVPRTSESYVHRSGRTARAQKEGITVLLMEPSEMQYYTTLCKTLGRTQDIPTFPVVDRLLVAVKERVNLAREIDKLELRCRRDNVQKGWLKKAAEEMDLILDEDQVETTMEDKDSADLRRQLKGKKAQLSKLMSRPLFPKGFSGKYLDGTLELELQQMGQTAVELMKKTIVENPKSRTFKTPGIAKKSHVIRKEKKNEGKKRKKMN, from the exons ATGACGCTTAAAAAGAAAACCACGCAAATATCAAGTGACAATTCTGATTCCAAATTGAACATGAAAGCATGGAGTTCGATGGGTGTACCCCAAGTTATTATAAAAGCGCTGGAAGATCAAAAATTTGAAGCTCCCACAGCGATTCAGGCGTTGACTCTTCCACCTGCATTAATGGGACGTAGAGATATTTTGGGAGCAGCAGAAACAGGCAGTGGTAAAACCTTGGCATTCGGTATTCCTATTATAGCGGGAATCCTCGATCTTAAGCTTCGAAAGCCAGAAACACATTCTACAACGCAAGAAGTTAATAAAAGTAGACAGAAAGCCAAAAAAGCAAAACTGAGCGATGGTTGGTTGGTGGAAGATGTCAATTCAATGGAAGACGATGCGAATAACTCTG ATGATGATTGTCAAGGATCAATAGACTCTGACTCTGAAATCGAAGGAGATGAGCTTGAGGATGAAATAAATCTGGATGAAAATGGTATAGGTTGTGTTCGAGTTATTGACAATATAGATTTTGGCACGTTTCACAAAAAATCTGACAAGCCGTTGTACGCCTTGATTTTGACACCGACAAGAGAACTGGCTATGCAGATAAAACATCATCTTTGTAAAGCAGCAAAGTATACGGACATTAAG ATTGCTGTAGTAGTCGGTGGAATGGCTGCTGTGAAACAAGAAAGAATTTTGAGCAAAGGACCCGAAATAGTGATAGCAACGCCCGGTCGTTTATGGGAATTGATAGATCAAGGAAATCCTCACCTCAATCAATTAACATCGATCAA ATATTTGGCAATTGACGAAACCGATAGAATGTTAGAAAAAGGTCATTTCCAAGAACTGCATCAAATTTTGGAGCGTATGAACGTTGATGAGGAGACCATGCAAGAACGTCAAGTATTTGTTTTCTCCGCTACACTCACTCTTGTCCATGAAATTCCTGAATATCTCCAGAGGAAAAAGCAAAAGAACAACAGAAGCAAAATAAGGAAACTAACGCCTGAGCAGAAACTACAAAAggttattgattttttgaaaataaaaaatcccaAGATAGTCGACGTCACTCAAACTTCAG GAACTGCAAAAACTCTAACGGAATGCCGTATCGCCTGTACAATGGATCACAAAGATTATTACTTGTATTATTTCTTAAAACGACATGAAGGACGTACATTGGTATTTTGCAACAGTATTGGCTGTGTCAAGAGGTTAGCTACACTTTTCGGAATACTCGATTGCAATCCCCTTCCTCTTCACGCCAGTATGATACAAAGGCAACGTCTAAAAAATCTAGAAAG aTTTCAGGAAAATGACAACGGCCTTTTAATCGCTACTGACGTTGCAGCTAGAGGTTTAGATATTCCTAATGTGGAGCATGTTATTCACTACCAAGTGCCTAGAACTTCGGAG AGTTACGTTCATAGAAGTGGCAGAACGGCTAGAGCACAAAAAGAGGGCATCACTGTCCTGCTGATGGAACCTTCAGAAATGCAATATTATACGACACTTTGCAAGACACTGGGCCGGA CTCAAGATATACCCACTTTCCCTGTTGTGGATAGACTCCTCGTGGCAGTGAAAGAACGAGTAAATCTTGCTCGAGAAATTGACAAACTCGAGTTGAGATGCCGAAGAGATAATGTCCAAAAAGGTTGGTTGAAAAAAGCAGCCGAAGAAATGGATCTGATTTTGGACGAAGATCAAGT TGAAACAACTATGGAGGACAAAGATTCAGCGGATTTACGGCGACAATTGAAAGGGAAGAAGGCACAACTTTCCAAGCTCATGTCAAGACCACTTTTCCCAAAAGGTTTTTCAGGAAAGTATCTGGACGGTACACTTGAACTTGAACTACAACAAATGGGTCAAACTGCAGTGGAATTGATGAAGAAAACCATCGTCGAAAATCCTAAATCGCGAACGTTCAAGACTCCGGGTATAGCAAAGAAAAGTCACGTgataagaaaagagaaaaaaaacgaaggcaagaagagaaaaaaaatgaattag
- the LOC122411943 gene encoding ATP-dependent RNA helicase DDX24 isoform X2, which translates to MGVPQVIIKALEDQKFEAPTAIQALTLPPALMGRRDILGAAETGSGKTLAFGIPIIAGILDLKLRKPETHSTTQEVNKSRQKAKKAKLSDGWLVEDVNSMEDDANNSDDDCQGSIDSDSEIEGDELEDEINLDENGIGCVRVIDNIDFGTFHKKSDKPLYALILTPTRELAMQIKHHLCKAAKYTDIKIAVVVGGMAAVKQERILSKGPEIVIATPGRLWELIDQGNPHLNQLTSIKYLAIDETDRMLEKGHFQELHQILERMNVDEETMQERQVFVFSATLTLVHEIPEYLQRKKQKNNRSKIRKLTPEQKLQKVIDFLKIKNPKIVDVTQTSGTAKTLTECRIACTMDHKDYYLYYFLKRHEGRTLVFCNSIGCVKRLATLFGILDCNPLPLHASMIQRQRLKNLERFQENDNGLLIATDVAARGLDIPNVEHVIHYQVPRTSESYVHRSGRTARAQKEGITVLLMEPSEMQYYTTLCKTLGRTQDIPTFPVVDRLLVAVKERVNLAREIDKLELRCRRDNVQKGWLKKAAEEMDLILDEDQVETTMEDKDSADLRRQLKGKKAQLSKLMSRPLFPKGFSGKYLDGTLELELQQMGQTAVELMKKTIVENPKSRTFKTPGIAKKSHVIRKEKKNEGKKRKKMN; encoded by the exons ATGGGTGTACCCCAAGTTATTATAAAAGCGCTGGAAGATCAAAAATTTGAAGCTCCCACAGCGATTCAGGCGTTGACTCTTCCACCTGCATTAATGGGACGTAGAGATATTTTGGGAGCAGCAGAAACAGGCAGTGGTAAAACCTTGGCATTCGGTATTCCTATTATAGCGGGAATCCTCGATCTTAAGCTTCGAAAGCCAGAAACACATTCTACAACGCAAGAAGTTAATAAAAGTAGACAGAAAGCCAAAAAAGCAAAACTGAGCGATGGTTGGTTGGTGGAAGATGTCAATTCAATGGAAGACGATGCGAATAACTCTG ATGATGATTGTCAAGGATCAATAGACTCTGACTCTGAAATCGAAGGAGATGAGCTTGAGGATGAAATAAATCTGGATGAAAATGGTATAGGTTGTGTTCGAGTTATTGACAATATAGATTTTGGCACGTTTCACAAAAAATCTGACAAGCCGTTGTACGCCTTGATTTTGACACCGACAAGAGAACTGGCTATGCAGATAAAACATCATCTTTGTAAAGCAGCAAAGTATACGGACATTAAG ATTGCTGTAGTAGTCGGTGGAATGGCTGCTGTGAAACAAGAAAGAATTTTGAGCAAAGGACCCGAAATAGTGATAGCAACGCCCGGTCGTTTATGGGAATTGATAGATCAAGGAAATCCTCACCTCAATCAATTAACATCGATCAA ATATTTGGCAATTGACGAAACCGATAGAATGTTAGAAAAAGGTCATTTCCAAGAACTGCATCAAATTTTGGAGCGTATGAACGTTGATGAGGAGACCATGCAAGAACGTCAAGTATTTGTTTTCTCCGCTACACTCACTCTTGTCCATGAAATTCCTGAATATCTCCAGAGGAAAAAGCAAAAGAACAACAGAAGCAAAATAAGGAAACTAACGCCTGAGCAGAAACTACAAAAggttattgattttttgaaaataaaaaatcccaAGATAGTCGACGTCACTCAAACTTCAG GAACTGCAAAAACTCTAACGGAATGCCGTATCGCCTGTACAATGGATCACAAAGATTATTACTTGTATTATTTCTTAAAACGACATGAAGGACGTACATTGGTATTTTGCAACAGTATTGGCTGTGTCAAGAGGTTAGCTACACTTTTCGGAATACTCGATTGCAATCCCCTTCCTCTTCACGCCAGTATGATACAAAGGCAACGTCTAAAAAATCTAGAAAG aTTTCAGGAAAATGACAACGGCCTTTTAATCGCTACTGACGTTGCAGCTAGAGGTTTAGATATTCCTAATGTGGAGCATGTTATTCACTACCAAGTGCCTAGAACTTCGGAG AGTTACGTTCATAGAAGTGGCAGAACGGCTAGAGCACAAAAAGAGGGCATCACTGTCCTGCTGATGGAACCTTCAGAAATGCAATATTATACGACACTTTGCAAGACACTGGGCCGGA CTCAAGATATACCCACTTTCCCTGTTGTGGATAGACTCCTCGTGGCAGTGAAAGAACGAGTAAATCTTGCTCGAGAAATTGACAAACTCGAGTTGAGATGCCGAAGAGATAATGTCCAAAAAGGTTGGTTGAAAAAAGCAGCCGAAGAAATGGATCTGATTTTGGACGAAGATCAAGT TGAAACAACTATGGAGGACAAAGATTCAGCGGATTTACGGCGACAATTGAAAGGGAAGAAGGCACAACTTTCCAAGCTCATGTCAAGACCACTTTTCCCAAAAGGTTTTTCAGGAAAGTATCTGGACGGTACACTTGAACTTGAACTACAACAAATGGGTCAAACTGCAGTGGAATTGATGAAGAAAACCATCGTCGAAAATCCTAAATCGCGAACGTTCAAGACTCCGGGTATAGCAAAGAAAAGTCACGTgataagaaaagagaaaaaaaacgaaggcaagaagagaaaaaaaatgaattag